TCTTCAAATAATCTCAAGTAAATGAgtatatttttgaaaacgcataattttaaaaattatttaccaAACATTTAacagtattttttaaaattacatattttttaaatttaaataatacaatttGAAATCGAAAAATCAACAGAAACCTAAATATTATATGTTAAGCTTAAAATGTGATGTTGAACCTCCATGACACAAATCGTAATGGTCATTGGTCATGGTAGCATGGCTTAATGAATGCATGCTCTCTCTATCTGATAATCTTTGGAAAAGGTTGGGGGTGGAAAGGGGAGTAAGGAGGCATCTCACACGGCGGAACAGTTTACCCTCCATTCATTGTGGCATCGATTTGACAAGAAAAAGCGATGTGTTGTCGGCCAAAACAGCCATCAATGCTGCCACGTACCTTGAAGAATTTTGTCCATTAATTAGGGTTTGGTCGACTGGGGCCCTTAATTTTCATGGGCTACCCACGCATCAAAATGAGGAGAGCACATGAGACCCCTCCCCACAAGCATTGGTAATCAAGATGTTGCACAGTTATTGCTCGAATTGCACGTAATTTcgacagtttttttttatagaaaagatGGATGTGAAATTCATCTGTCGCGCTTGCTTTTTTTATGGAACTGTCCGAATTACGCAGGAATAATTCCAATGAAATACAATGGCTTAATAGTACATGGAAATCTTTGATAATGTGACGAGGAAGATAGATGTAGGtatagttttcggtatggtgtgacAGTTCACTTTATAATGGTCTCTAGGTCTCATGTGCactataaaatatgcaaagccaAGAGCATACGTCGGGAGTTGGCTGGTGTTCCTtcctccgatgcctaaattagtgTTTTTGTGTAAATTATGTGCAAATATAATAATATCAGTCTTCTTTTCATACCTGAAATCtcagcctatttataggttgaatGATAAGTACCTGCACCACTTTAGGATTTCGTCTCCTTCCTTTCCTTAAACCGAGAGCTTTGTCAGAATTGGATCTTGACTCTGAATCCCCTTCCTTCTAAATCGAGGTATTTTCCTAAACAATCTCAAAATGAGATTCACGGCAACAAATTCAAGATTAGTGTCAGTCCCGGATTTCTAGGGACGGGACGCGATTCCAAAATATCTGGGATCGCGTATAACAGATTCTAAGTCCGTTGTGCAGTTCGTATTCGGTGGGCCACGGGCCCATATTCATAAGTCAGCTAATGTGGGCTCAAAGGCTTACAACATCCGAAATAGGTTGGGCCGAATgaaattattcccaacaataGAGATAGGCAAGATGGGGATAaacaataagttttttttttcatttatttttttattttttatgagcaaTGAGGAGTTCTCTTCAATGCACAATTGTGAATCAAAGACCACTGAGAAACATTTAACTCAGCTTTGAGCAAGCATGAAATGCATGATGCATGCGTCCATGATCCAGCTTCAAAGGTGAAATTGgtgtgaaaaatataatttatttatcttcTATTGTATTCTCTATTCATTATCTCTATATGattgattttgaattaaaattaatatttaattatgtaCACCAAACATGTCagcaaataaatatatatacacacacacaaaaaaaaaaaaaaagatttaattacaataatgtaactgatttaataataatcataaaatcATGCCTTGATGGACGAAGAAAAGTCTGCATTATTTGTGTggcacacatgcattgcataaTTTGCATGGCACACGAGAATCACCATTCAAactattttgtttgtttctttgaaaTGGGTGTCCCTTGTCTATATATGTTCAGAAGTTGAGTACTCCATTTTAATCGTATTCGATcatcatgcattttttttttcctccaaaagTTATTGAGCTTTTAATTTTGATAACTAAATGTCCAAGTTTTAGCATTGTGACAATTGACAAATAAGTACTCATTTCGTCATATTTTTCATCTAGCTTTTAACAAAAGACTTGCCGGTTTTCACATTCTCCATATCATACCAATAAAAATATGTCACGTATATTCATATATAGGAAATCAtgccataaaaaataaattaaaatacagcAAAATAAAAGATAGAGAAGGCGAATATGGGCGGTGGAGGGGCGATGACCACCACTCTCGGCGGCATTGCATGTGACCACTAATGCCGCTCATATTTGTGAGAGTGAAGGACGGGTGAAGGGGTATGGAGCCAACCCATACCACCCCTTTATGCGAGGATGGAGGGTGTAGACTGCATAGGGTGGTGGTGACGGGTGGTTCTCCCTCCCTACAgccatcttcatttttttttttgttcttttaaaaaaatgggcaAAAGTTCTTTGttaaaagttgaataaaaaatatgaccGGAATAACCCATTTGCATGTTATATATAAGACCCAAACTCTATCAAAATCAGAAACTTTAGattcttattaatttattagatGAAGAAAACTGTGGGGAACTTTTGGAGTactaatttttcatattttttttaagcaaaccCAATATTGTAATTTGGTtggaaaacaataaataaatataaatatatttaagtaTTGGCCGTGGTTTCTTTCGCTGTCAAAATCACGAAGGTGCTCAAATGATTATTATCTTGGTGTTTTATAGCACTAATAAGAACTAATAAGAATGCTTGCCTCCCTAAAGCCGTAAGGAAATCAAGTACGAGTCAACGGTGCCAAATGTTAGCTGTCCATTAGTAAAAAGCACGGGAATAATCATTAATTACTTGGCCTACGCCAGAAGAAAGGAGGCCTCAAATGTTATCCATATCTTTGAGATCATCTCCCCATTCTTTCTATATTATATTTCTATTGTTTTTTAGTCCATGTCGTCGACAGCAATCTTGAAATCTAAACTCTTTTTCACACTTATACATGGCATGCATCCTGTTTTGAATTGCATGGGGTAAAggtctctttttttcttttctttactttttttttttcttttgtaattttactGTTGAAATTGCAATAAATGTGATAgattttttataagattttcaTCTGTCACAATAAGTTTTGGACAACAAATCTTGATACATGCCCTAGATGTTCTATTTGTTTAtgagtgttttgtttttttgttcttatgaCAAATATATTAACGAATaacttaaaatacaaataatttttattttaatgtcacatcaaaatacttttttaaaaataaaaaataaaaatgccccAAATTTTGTAATGCTGTGATTTTTCAAGAGTAATGcgatttagtagactgttatataaCTGTCAAACAAATAGATCGAATGAAATGTCAACGAAAATcagccctattttttttttttttttttttgcaaatgcTGATCTAAAGACTAATTTTTACTACCATATCATCAAAATTTTGTCAATCATACAACAATATTATACCAAATATCGTTGCTTCAGATTGTGAATGAAGTAAAATTTAGGGTTGATTTAATTTCTTGTACAGTATTGATGCAGGGGGATTCAAGTCAGACGATACTGAGCTGTGAGATTGCATGTTGATGGTGCTGAATTACCTGGAGTGGGCAGATCAGCGCAAGATTGGCAAGAAATCGTGATCTGGCCTAATTGGAGCAATTTCTGAGTGCGCAACAGTATTTTGGTCATACCTTTGGCTACGAGTGTCTGATTCACGCATATAACCCCAATTTAGAAAGTTATCTTTAGAGCGCACGTCATGGCCATTGAGCTATGCTGGTGCGCCTCGTTTCGAGCCCAAAATTCGCTGTTTTCACTTCAAAAAACCtaattatagatttttttttttttttttttttttttccatttatgataacttttcatttattgtttagGAGATGATTCTGAGCtcgatttgggccagattttggCAGCCTACTTATTTTATCctgtatttcattttattagggttattgggattttgttatttttggaaaaaactgaataaatatcgaattttcagctatattaatccagcttgtgggcgttttccgGTATCActgattattgatattttcattGAAATTCAGAGATTGTCTATGTGttttgggataatttttttttgtttattcctTGCAAACTGCCTATTAAATAACCTGTAAAATAATCACTATTATGTCCGACTTCAAGTATCATCTACAAATTAACTTTACAAGATTGTTAATTACCAccccttaaaataatttttccttttctaaaaaaaagcaTGTCGGTCTTAATACTAGCTGCTACTTGCTAGTGTGTGAAATTATGCTTGGATTTTAGTCATTAATGAGAGTAGGCTCATATATCTTATGTTTCTTTATCATTGAATGGTGTCTTTGAAAAGAGCAAACTTCACATGGATATGTATTTCATGGAGCTTCTTTCCCCCGTTTTTTCTTTGGCCGAAGGTGGCTTTATTTGAtagtttattttttcctttttattttctattttcaaataaaaattattaacaaacaattcaaaatattaaaaaagtagTCGATGGAAGCTGCAAAATTCTCGAGCACACTTggaacataaaaaataatatgtggAACTAGCATAACATATTTTAGAATgataatttagaaaaatatgtgTTTGTCGACCAATTAATTCCATGCGCCAAATAACATGCGGCAATATTATTTACGTCACATTTAACCGCTTAGATtcacatatttatattttaagattatCTTATTTAACACTCTTTTTATACTACTATTAAGCTTGAAATGCATTTTTAAACAAAGATAAGccataaaaaatatgaattcaaaattttctatcCCTAAAAATGCATTCGATCCCTAGGGAGGGAGAGAGGCACTCTCATTTAACTGCAAGGCATAAAAGGTTTGCTTGCCCcccctcccctctctctctctctctctctctctctctctctctctctctctctctctctctctctctcttgtctaCGTACTAGAAGACCATGATAGGTATCATTTCAATAAGccttgtttatttttaattgaaggCCAAATTAGGTGTGGAGTGTCGTAGCAAACAGAATGATTTACATTAAAAGGGGATTTACTTTACACTAATAACTTGATAAAGTGAAAGATAAACAAGTTTGAACTTTTGAAAAGTGTTCAGTTAATTAGTGTGCACGACTTGTATTGATCATGAAAGGATGAGATCTAAGAGCAATGCAATTTTTTTGAACTCTATTATATAAGTTTAAGCCTTCGAGATAAATATTAgtttaacataatattaaaataaatgttCTGAATTATAACTGTCTctattgtttattttatatttcaattaaatattttatggatAGAACTTTACAAGtgctaaaataataattaaatagttaaattcaattttattttatttttgtttatttataaacCTAAGGTTTTGAAGAAAGTAGGTAATATTTTAACGTACATATTCAATCATGGATACGCACATTGAATAATTAAGCCATATATGTAGCACCTGTTAATTTGTTCCCTAGCCTCTTTATTGATCGCTTTGAACTGTATTCTATCATGCTACTGCTATGGACATGACGTAAAGTGAATCAGAAAAAGGTTTGCTTGCTTGCAAGAGGGCTTTAGGCTTAGGGTTCCGGCCCCCTCTATATACCGTCCTCTATCTCCACCCCCACCCACCTCACCTTAACACTTAAACACCAGTAACGTCTCTCAACTTTCTCACTTTGCTTTTATTCTAACGCCGTTTGACGGATTCGCGTCCCCTCCAAACCCTAGCCATAACAGAGtattctacctctctctctctctctctctctctctctctctctctctctctctctctctctttttctttcttttttttcttttttttttttttataaaaagtaagTGAAACAAGAACTACAACAATAAGTAGAAACTAAACAAGAAAATacataaactaaaaacaacatATACACTTAAAAAAGAACTTCATATATCCTTAATTTTCACCTTTCAAAATTAAGCAAGTAATCCTCTACAAAGTCTAGAGGAGGATCATCGTGACGTGACGTGACGTGATGGAAGAAGCAAACAAGAAAGTTGTTAGTAAGACTGATTTTCGCGGTCCATGATAAAAATTGTTGGTGCATGCAATTGAAGGGATccaaaattcttatttttagcCCATACTTTTAAAAGAGTTGGAGAGACTAAGTGATAACTAAATTAGTAATAAATGCCTCCAAAGAGTGTAAGACAAAAAACAAGAAGGAGAGGGTATTTTGTGGTCCGACTATAAGTacatctaaaatttatttagatgTAGGGGTAGCTCGAGGACTTAGAAGGAAGAGAACCAAATAAGTAGGTGTAAAGGACTTCCAAATCTACCATATGGAACCAAAATGGGCGATGTTGCGTGGCATACCATATACGCAGCAAGCCAACAACGGGGATCGGCGGAGGGAGGAGGGTTGACCAATGATGACGGAAGAGGGGCATGTGGCTGGTGTAGGTGGATAGGAGTGTGGTGGGTCTGGCatccaaaattccaaacaaaaatttaaaagaaaaaagaaaagaaagaaaagacagCTGGGGTGGCCACCCCTCCGGCCTCCACTTAAGGTAGctgtgtaattttttaaaaaattacttaattatttaaataataaaattagctTTTACCACTGCAAAAGTTgctaattttgtcaaaatattccttgaaaaaaaaagaaaaaaaagatagatttataaaaaaatgtttttctgtGTTTGAGAAgcgttttatattttaaatgatttgttaatatatttgtcttgcatttataaaacaaaagatataaaacaaaaacataaacaaacatatatagTCGTTGTTTTCATGGttgttttggtttattttcttcCATCGATCATGTCTAAAATAATGGTAATGGCAATATATCAACATCTCACGTTGAAGAAAGTTAGAAACTAAAATATACGACACTATTtctctaaaagaaataaaaaaaaaaatagattcgACACTAACGATAATTATCACAAAATTAGAAAAGATaagttcttaattaattaaaactatCTTGTGCTTATCATATTATTACGTACTTTTAACAACCAATCAATTTATTTCGTGTTATCAGATTCCTTTTTTGCAACTTATAAGATAATTATTATAGCGTTTTGTTCTTTActtccctttaattttttttttcttttccctatttttttgtttactcCTGCAAAATTATTATCAGATTTCTTGCAATATTGAAACGTAAGACATCTGATCAATGGTCAGTTACGGAACCTTGGCTGTGTAGATTATATCTCAGAAGAAAAACTGGTCGAAAAAGTTTTCCTTATTCAAATTTGCAAAAAAGGGTGTTCGATCATTAAGAAAATATCACTTTAAATGATGACCTTCGTGTTGAAAGTAACTTAGTAAAATACAGGACAAAGACGCGTCCAACATTAATTAATAAGTACTCATTCAAAAATCAACTCTAATTAGCAATTAATTAGAAGAGAATGACCTATAATACCTAATCAAATGAATCTCCTTCCGTCTAGGATTAGGCTTTTCTGAAAAAGTTGATccaccaaaaggaaaaaaataaaaaaataaaaagaaagccgGCCACGGCAACTGATACATTGATCATTGATTCCCCCCAAAATTAACATCGTAGCTGGTCCATAATAAGCATTTTCAATCGAGTGCACATTCcaatcaaaaattcaaaatatatgtTAAGATGCTTCATCGATCATAGAACATAATGTCACAATGATAAGGTTGTCTTTGTCACGTGCAACTGCTACGAAGTCCAGCATCTTGCACCAATTATACCAGATACGGTACTGATTAACAACTTCCAGTTAAACCAAATATATGATTCCCCCTGGCCttcagaaaaatatatatatatatgattcccGATCGAGTGAAAAAGCAGGACTAAGAATATGTCATTAAATAATATGCTCATGCTTTACCCCTTCCCTTTGttcattgaaaaaaaacatatgGTTGTGCTTTAGGAATATACTTTTTTAGAGTTGGTTTTGCAGGTTAAAAggtaattttaaataaaattgtgaaaaaaTTATTGTTCGAGAtcgatatattttttaaaaattacagtttgaaaacataaataaaaaagaaagttttaaaaatgtgaggatgtgcatttttaaaaccacgattttaaatgataaattttaattttaaaagctaaatcgCGATTTTACTAAgtattcaactttatttttaaaaattgcactTTCAAATCATACGTTTTAAAACTTCAAATCCAAATAAACTCATAGTCTAAGAACATTAAGACTTAAGAATTAATATTgtagttttattttaataaatatacatGTGAGTTCATGTGATACTTATTATCATGTCaattattaaaacaaattaagaacGTAGTAATTCACATAAGACCATATTTACAAAAATCGACGTGGTCATACGACAGACCATGCAATATTTATCATGTGATGTCTATTTAAATATAGAGGTGACCATAatactaattttcataaaacatGAACTGAGAGGTGAGCTTGTAAGAGGTTTGCCGTCCTCCTCTGATTATCTTTCAACCCAAAAACACCATCATGTACCTTGTGTATGCCTATTTTATACGGTTAAAGAGAAAAGACAAACGCATAATTACAGCAATTGTTCACTACGTACGATCGCGCGACGACGTATATCTGCTGCATACATAATAATGGGGAGGCTAGGGGAGATTCCTCGACCAACGTTGTAGCACCGCCGGGTGCGAATACATGATAGAGGATACAACTCTCTCGCTAGCTCTCCCTAattgttaataatattatattattatttaggtttattgtattttctattaagatttattctttattttatctaattttagGGTTTCTTACTCACTACTTattgtctctctataaataaagacatATGTGATATTATTACATACACTATTTCAGTACAATGTAGTCCATTATATACTTTCGTTTTTTCTCTTTCACGCtctctctttcatatatttttccAATATATTAAACATGGTATTAAAGCAACTTTCTTGTGGCCTTCAATAAAAGTCTTTGACGTTTTCAGATGTCCTTGTACTCTATTACTATCTCATAATTTCAGTCGTCCACACGTCGCTTCACACCAGCCTCTAAAATTGCTTTTAATCTCTTCTACGCCTTCATTGCAGCTCCATCTAGAAAAATAATACCATAATCAAGTATGCAAGGTGCAGATCTACCAATATGTGGAAGCCTTATTGCCCCCGGCCATTGCACGCGCCACCACGTGCAATTGGCAATATCTCCATGTGCCACCACCAAAACTCATTTCGGCCAAACAACCACCAAAAGTGGTGTCTCAGCCCCAAATTGGTGGATCTGTGCATTTTGAGCATCTTCTATCCATGAACGCACTGCCACATGCTTCTAAGACATCTGCTGAAATTTCTACGCGCATCCACGTGCAGGGAAGATCTTGTCACGCGCCGGACTTGCCGGCATCACCTCCCATGCATCTCTTACTTCCTCAGGGTGTGTCCTTCACACGCGACTCTGCGTGTCTAATTCATGCGATACAGCTCTGTCAAAAACCAATTTATAACTGGGTCATCGATTTTGAGCATCCAACCTGACACAAGCGGGTTCAGTCCATTGGGTTTGAAGACCCGAACCGGCCCAATCCTCCTTCGGCCTAGCTGTCCAAGCCAATCGTCAACTCGAATTCAAACCACTCAACCCGCTCTAGTGGGTTAGACTTAAGTAATTTATTTTCCAGCCAAACTGACCCATGAAAATGGTCCACAGGTTTCGAGCCAGATTCGCCCATTAAATCGACCCAATTCAACTTGGTCAACCAGATTCATGGACTCCAACCCACACATAGGCCTAAGGCCATCACTTCCCAACTGTTCCTTCAGGTCAGGCATTGCCAACCTTCTTTGCCACCGCAAGTCGGCAATCTCCGGACACCGTCGTTAGGATTTCTAGCAGCCTATTATGGCCATCTCCGACaactttccctttcttttcccCAAGCTCAAGCTTGCACTTTGAGTTTGAGAAGGGATGttaagaatattatattattctctaggtttattgtctttcctattagagtttattttcTATCTTATATAGTTTAGAGCATCCATAGTGAGCTCTTTaatttttcactaaattttagcttaaaaatctacttttttgattttatttatcaattttaaaaggctTCATACAttaaactctctaaatttttatctatttcaactaactattaatttttttattggttttaagtaACCACCActaacaaatgaggagagaggaaaaatgaaaagtgaagtaaaaggagagagaaatgagaagaTATTCAATATCTCAtaaaatttgtgagccaaatttaaaatgaaattttgacaaaagctaaaatagataaattagAGAAAGTTTGTTGAAGTGggtttttttgagtttttcatcaaattttagtgaaaattttgaaatgaatagctcactagaaatgctcttaaaattttttacttattaATCATTGTCtctttataaataaagacctatataatattattacataTACTATATATTGTAATATAATGTAGTCAATTATATACTTCCGttatttctttttggtgctcATCCTTTCGTATATTTTTTCAACATATTTAACACCGACAAAGAAGAGAAAGGATTGTTAGAAATACTTGGGGTGTAAAGCCATCCATATACTATATTAATATTGCTAATTGTAGGAGTATTTAGGTACAGTTGAAGTAGGGGGGACAATGGAGAAGGAACGATTTGATGACCAGTTATTGGAGCTGTTCCCCACGAGTTTTCACAGGAGTGGAGCTATTTAGTCATTAGTCATAGAGAGAGAAACCTAGAGCCCTAGAGCCTAGAGgaaaggaaaagaggaagagacattCGGACTGTCCCATTTACTTTTccagcttttttattttttttccagcTAGCTGCAAATTAAACCTACTTTTTTCTATGCAATTAACTgcggattatatatatatatatatatatatatatatatatatatatatatatatatatcatatatgcctttttttttttagtaagtatATATATGCCTTCTTCACTTCAAAGACCATTAATAACACACAGAGAAATTACAAACTAGGGTAAAGATTTTAGCTGACCATATTCAAACAAGACTTTCAAAGAAGAGAGTACAACGACGTCGTGTAGTTGTTGTTGATCGCATCCTGCCTTGACAGCATCAGTTCCCAaacatttatttgtttctttcttaacaaaattatataaagaaagagagagagagagagagagagagagaggggtttgGGATGAAGAAGAGGACAACTAAAGTGCGAATATTAAATGAGTGGACAGATTGCTATCATCAAGCCACAATAGTtacaaggagagagagagaggaggagtgATTCCGTGCCCCAAAAACCTTTATCTTCCTCCGTCCATCACTCAGTTGGGTGACCTCTTGGCTCTTCCTCGATTTGATcgttcctctttctctctctaccaaatatatttctctctctctgtctgtctctctctctcattctttgcCAGTAATGGCAGTGCATCAGTGGCAGTGCAAGAAAAGGGTGGAGAGTTTTCATTGGGAAGGTAAAGCTTTGCACCTGTGCATCAAAACACTTACATGAGCCACCGCCCCTTCTTCTATaagcgctctctctctctctctctctctctttctctgactCTCTCTGCCTATCCAGCGTGCGCTCTGTGCATGTGATTGTGAATCCCTTGTCTCACTCTACTCATACATCCTACTTAGACtctgagagagggagagttaATGCTGCTAACGCGCGAGCAGAAAGATAACACCCATTTTCCAAAGGAAATCTAAGCAGGCTTTGCCAGACCACTACCACTATCATTATTTTTAGGATTTCCTGTAAAAAGCCCTGAATGTTGTAGCATAAAACCCGGGAGAGCTAGCCCTGGAGACAACCTTCTTTAGCGCAAAAAGATTgcgtcggagagagagagagagagagagagagagaggagagaagagatagagagagataaTGGAGAGTGGCTCTAATGGCACTTCTTGTATGATGGCTTTTGGAGAAAACAGTTATGGCTTATGtccaatgatgatgatgatgcctCTAATGACTTCTCATCATGGTCATCATCATCCTAATACAGACACAAACAATACTCTATTCCTCCCTTTACCTCCCACCAACAATCAAAATCGTGACACTAACACCTCCTCTTTCGTTCTTCATGACCACAACAATAATAGCAACACCGGCTTTTATAACATGGAGagcaacaacaataacaacaacgACGGCAACAATTCTGCTGTGAAGGCTAAGATCATGGGTCATCCTCACTATCACCGACTCTTGGCTGCCTATGTCAATTGTCAAAAGGTATATATAGAGAACTCAAAATTTTGACTCAGATTTCATACACATAACATGTTTCAGAGTAATTATATATAGTCTcaggaaaagaaggaaagaaaaaaaaaaggtgaagtCAAAACCCTTTCAACCGAAATGATAGAGACAGTCTTCAAGTGTTtgcctttttctccttttttgatTTTCCTGGCTCCCGTCGTGTTTCTTATGGGAGGTCTTGAACGAAACAGGTTGGGGCACCGCCTGAAGTGGTGGCAAGGCTAGAAGAAGTCTGTGCATCAGCGGCGGCAACGGGCCAGACAGGGACCGGCTGCATCGGTGAAGATCCGGCTCTGGATCAGTTCATGGAGGCCTACTGTGAGATGCTGACTAAGTACGAGCAAGAGCTTTCAAAACCCTTTAAGGAAGCCATGATTTTTCTTCAAAGGATCGAGTGCCAATTCAAAGCCCTAACAATTTCTTCTTCAGATTCTGGTGGCTACCCTTCATCTCTATCTtgtttactatatatatatatatatatatatatctagctACCAGCCATGCATGGGTTTGTTTCGAAGAACATATAGGTTTAATTAGCATTAATTGTTAACAATATGGAAGAGAGCTTCGATCGCAAAGTGGTTGCTTGTGATCTCCCCATTcctaatctttttctttttagtgctTGTTTAGATACTAGCTAGGGTATTTGTTTAAACAAGTTATTTCTAGTAGTgggattttctttttgcttcttGTTCATTAAATGCCTTGCTTGGTTGCTCATGAATATTGCTATATTTTTAGCCGATGCCAGAAACATATATAAGATGAGATAATAGCTTGTCCAGGTTTTTCCCCTATGGTACGGTTCTTCTGGCTTGAGTAATTTGACGAAGAAGATACCTACGTGTAATGTCCGTACAGCCAGTTGGATGGAAATCCCTTCGGGGACTTCAAAAGTGAAGACTGGACGTCTGGAAGTTGGAACAGCGACTAAATTCTGCTTAATTATATGTGAATGTCCCCGTTTAAGTTTGGTAGTTTGAAAAATGTGCCATTTAGCTATTATATTCATTTGAATTTAAGGTTTCGTAGAAATAGGGTTTCTTCTGCCCTCAGTGCGCAGATTGATCCTGGAACTTTGTGCAATGGACTA
This DNA window, taken from Alnus glutinosa chromosome 5, dhAlnGlut1.1, whole genome shotgun sequence, encodes the following:
- the LOC133869422 gene encoding homeobox protein SBH1 codes for the protein MESGSNGTSCMMAFGENSYGLCPMMMMMPLMTSHHGHHHPNTDTNNTLFLPLPPTNNQNRDTNTSSFVLHDHNNNSNTGFYNMESNNNNNNDGNNSAVKAKIMGHPHYHRLLAAYVNCQKVGAPPEVVARLEEVCASAAATGQTGTGCIGEDPALDQFMEAYCEMLTKYEQELSKPFKEAMIFLQRIECQFKALTISSSDSAFGEAVDRNGSSEEEVDLNNNFIDPQAEDRELKGQLLRKYSGYLGSLKQEFMKKRKKGKLPKEARQQLLDWWSRHYKWPYPSESQKLALAESTGLDQKQINNWFINQRKRHWKPSEDMQFVVMDATNPHYYMDNVLGNPFPMDISPTLL